Proteins from one Desulfonema limicola genomic window:
- a CDS encoding type II toxin-antitoxin system VapC family toxin → MNKRYFFDTSALIKLYHDETGTEDLSNMIDDEYPDIVISDLTTIEIVSAFAKKVRMNEISKDIFEEVMIAFNA, encoded by the coding sequence ATGAATAAAAGATATTTTTTTGATACCAGTGCCCTGATCAAACTTTACCATGATGAAACAGGCACAGAAGATTTATCAAATATGATTGATGATGAATATCCGGATATCGTTATTTCTGACCTGACCACTATTGAAATAGTATCAGCTTTTGCCAAAAAAGTAAGAATGAATGAAATCAGTAAAGACATTTTTGAAGAAGTTATGATTGCATTTAACGCTTGA
- a CDS encoding Uma2 family endonuclease: MEQLSPTRRQRQSKWLPPVYYPDTTNEISDEGLYVSEEEYWEKYYDHPDFSYEWNNGYLEVKPVTDLKGFLAYIWFQEILKHFLSVNPIATMVGLDIGFRLGLAHKTSIRKPDLAVLLNENPMIIEPDDCNYKGTFDLCIESLSYSSSREIKRDTKIKKKEYEGIGVREYYILDARKKETSFYRLNRSGIYEPMKPVKQVFKSKVLPGFQFRMSDLYKQPSLEQMAQDIVYQHFVLPFYNMEKQRAEQEKLKAEQEKRRAEQEKLKAQQERERADRLAEKLRSLGVSPEDI; the protein is encoded by the coding sequence ATGGAACAATTATCCCCAACCCGTCGTCAAAGACAGTCAAAGTGGCTCCCACCTGTGTATTATCCTGATACAACAAACGAAATATCAGATGAAGGACTTTATGTATCAGAAGAAGAATACTGGGAAAAATATTATGATCATCCTGATTTCAGTTATGAATGGAACAATGGATATTTGGAGGTTAAGCCTGTGACAGATTTAAAAGGATTTCTGGCGTATATCTGGTTTCAGGAAATATTAAAACATTTCCTCAGTGTTAACCCCATAGCAACAATGGTTGGACTTGATATAGGTTTTCGCCTGGGCCTTGCCCATAAAACCAGCATTCGCAAACCTGATCTGGCAGTTCTTTTAAATGAAAATCCAATGATAATAGAGCCTGATGACTGCAACTACAAAGGCACATTTGATCTTTGTATTGAATCTTTGTCATACTCATCTTCAAGGGAGATAAAGCGTGATACAAAAATCAAGAAAAAGGAATATGAAGGCATAGGTGTCAGGGAATATTATATCCTGGATGCAAGGAAGAAAGAGACTTCTTTTTACCGGCTTAACAGATCAGGAATATATGAACCCATGAAACCTGTTAAACAAGTATTCAAATCCAAAGTATTGCCAGGCTTTCAATTTCGTATGTCCGATCTATACAAACAGCCTTCCCTGGAACAAATGGCCCAGGACATTGTTTATCAGCACTTTGTACTTCCTTTTTATAATATGGAAAAGCAGAGAGCTGAACAGGAAAAGCTGAAGGCTGAACAGGAAAAAAGGAGAGCTGAACAGGAAAAGTTGAAGGCTCAACAGGAAAGAGAGAGAGCTGACCGCCTTGCTGAGAAATTGAGATCTCTGGGAGTTTCACCTGAAGATATTTAA
- a CDS encoding AAA family ATPase codes for MMYRFSEVYLQQWITRKLRKPLILRGARQVGKSTLVRQFARQNRLNLCEINLERHMYLNDIFKTLNIEYILQELEAVIGVDIRKPDSLLFSGSSPGI; via the coding sequence ATGATGTATAGATTTTCAGAGGTATATTTACAGCAATGGATTACAAGAAAACTAAGAAAACCCTTGATTCTAAGGGGAGCCAGACAGGTTGGGAAATCAACGCTTGTCCGGCAGTTTGCCAGGCAGAACAGGCTTAATCTGTGTGAAATCAACCTGGAACGCCACATGTATTTGAATGATATATTCAAAACATTGAATATTGAATATATTCTTCAGGAGCTTGAAGCAGTAATCGGGGTTGATATTCGGAAGCCTGACAGCCTTTTGTTTTCCGGAAGCAGTCCTGGCATTTAA
- a CDS encoding acetate--CoA ligase family protein, which produces MDKLDAIFSPKSVAVVGASTTPGKVGHDIFANILKGNFKGILYPVNPGAKSVLSVRAYETIKHIPDPVDLAIIILPPKLALKTIEEAVEKGVKGIVIVSAGFREVGKEGREIEDKIIDMCREAGVRVIGPNCLGVINPLAGVSLNASFSNRMPKPGNISFISQSGALCTAVLDFAADRDFGFSKFISIGNKADVDELDLLRYFHQDTDTEVIIIYLEELRRGPEFIKEVKQITSGDRPTPILVIKSGRTSAGAMAAASHTGSLAGSEAVYDSIFEQAGIIRVDSINDLFDFASTFAYKNESMLGKFRRKVPDGNRVAIVTNAGGPGIVATDMTISSGLTLAEFKEETIEALASHLPAAANLHNPVDVIGDASHDRYENALAAVIRDEGVDGALVILTPQSMTNALGTAEAVVKIARRTHKPIMCCFMGIIDVSAGVKHLQENGIPVFRFPENAARAFGTLYKYSQWLNRQFLAPFDFHHDVDTAKQIIADCIKQGKTQIGELDGLNILKCYGFNTLPTELSTTRDEAAETAKKIGFPVVMKIVSPQILHKSDAGGVKIGLQNPDDVRTGFDSIVQGAKQYSADAEIQGVLIQKMASPGREVILGSNRYPIFGPLIMFGFGGIFVEVFKDVSFRLAPIGRNEVRRMMKKIKGYKLLKAFRGKPESDIETIEKLLVCLSDMVINHPEIKELDINPLLVHDKGRGATAADCRMILEAVE; this is translated from the coding sequence ATGGATAAACTTGATGCAATTTTTTCCCCCAAATCCGTTGCTGTAGTAGGAGCATCAACCACACCAGGCAAGGTAGGCCATGATATTTTTGCCAATATATTAAAAGGAAATTTTAAGGGAATTCTCTATCCTGTAAACCCGGGCGCAAAATCAGTCCTGAGCGTCAGGGCTTATGAAACCATAAAGCATATCCCTGATCCTGTTGATCTCGCCATTATTATCCTGCCCCCAAAACTTGCGCTCAAAACCATTGAAGAGGCTGTTGAAAAAGGGGTCAAGGGCATTGTCATTGTTTCAGCAGGTTTCAGGGAAGTAGGCAAAGAAGGCCGAGAGATTGAAGACAAAATTATTGATATGTGCAGGGAAGCCGGGGTCAGGGTTATAGGCCCAAACTGCCTCGGTGTCATCAACCCCCTTGCAGGAGTCAGCCTTAATGCCAGCTTTTCCAACCGGATGCCAAAACCAGGCAATATCTCCTTTATATCCCAGAGCGGGGCCTTATGCACTGCTGTTCTTGATTTTGCAGCAGACCGGGATTTCGGGTTTTCCAAATTTATATCCATCGGCAATAAGGCTGATGTGGATGAGCTTGATCTTCTCCGCTATTTTCACCAGGATACTGATACAGAGGTTATTATTATTTACCTGGAAGAGCTGCGCCGGGGGCCGGAATTTATCAAGGAAGTCAAGCAGATAACATCAGGCGACAGACCCACGCCCATTCTTGTCATAAAATCAGGCAGAACCAGTGCAGGGGCAATGGCAGCCGCATCACATACAGGTTCCCTGGCAGGCTCGGAAGCTGTGTATGATTCCATATTTGAGCAGGCTGGTATTATAAGGGTGGATTCCATTAACGATCTTTTTGATTTTGCCAGCACCTTTGCATATAAAAATGAAAGTATGCTGGGTAAATTCCGCAGAAAGGTCCCGGACGGAAACCGTGTTGCCATTGTAACAAATGCAGGAGGCCCTGGAATAGTTGCCACAGATATGACAATATCTTCAGGTCTGACCCTGGCAGAATTTAAAGAAGAAACCATTGAAGCCCTTGCAAGCCATCTTCCTGCTGCTGCAAATCTTCATAATCCTGTTGACGTTATTGGCGATGCCTCCCATGACAGGTATGAAAACGCCCTGGCAGCAGTTATAAGAGATGAAGGGGTTGACGGTGCCCTGGTAATTCTCACCCCCCAGTCCATGACCAATGCCCTGGGAACAGCCGAAGCTGTTGTCAAGATCGCAAGAAGAACCCATAAGCCCATTATGTGCTGTTTTATGGGCATTATTGATGTTTCCGCAGGAGTAAAACATCTCCAGGAAAACGGGATTCCTGTTTTCCGTTTCCCTGAAAATGCAGCCAGGGCATTTGGGACATTATATAAATATTCCCAGTGGTTAAACAGGCAGTTTCTCGCACCCTTTGATTTTCATCATGATGTTGATACTGCAAAACAGATTATTGCAGACTGCATTAAACAGGGAAAAACCCAGATTGGAGAACTGGACGGGCTTAATATTTTAAAATGCTACGGGTTTAATACCCTGCCCACAGAACTGTCAACAACCAGGGATGAGGCAGCAGAGACAGCTAAAAAAATCGGCTTTCCTGTTGTTATGAAAATCGTATCCCCCCAGATTCTCCATAAATCAGATGCAGGAGGCGTAAAAATAGGGTTGCAGAATCCTGATGATGTGCGTACAGGATTTGACTCCATTGTTCAGGGTGCAAAACAATATTCTGCTGATGCAGAAATCCAGGGAGTTTTAATCCAGAAAATGGCATCCCCTGGACGCGAGGTTATTTTAGGGTCAAACCGCTACCCCATATTCGGCCCCCTTATCATGTTTGGCTTTGGAGGCATTTTTGTCGAGGTTTTTAAAGACGTGTCATTCAGGCTGGCTCCCATAGGCAGAAATGAAGTCAGGAGAATGATGAAAAAAATCAAGGGTTATAAACTCTTAAAAGCCTTTAGGGGAAAGCCTGAATCAGATATTGAAACCATAGAAAAACTCCTTGTCTGCCTGTCAGACATGGTAATAAACCACCCTGAAATCAAGGAACTGGATATAAACCCCCTCCTGGTTCACGACAAAGGCCGGGGTGCAACAGCCGCTGACTGCAGGATGATTCTTGAAGCAGTGGAATGA
- a CDS encoding DUF6726 family protein, whose protein sequence is MKFIKLLIILLAVMTLNGCVLTKLITVPMRIGGAVISIIPVAGNTAHDAIDKAADQVDDINI, encoded by the coding sequence ATGAAATTTATAAAACTTTTAATTATTTTACTGGCTGTCATGACTTTAAACGGATGCGTACTTACAAAACTGATAACTGTTCCCATGAGAATTGGAGGGGCTGTTATCTCAATTATTCCTGTTGCTGGAAATACAGCACATGATGCTATTGACAAGGCTGCAGATCAGGTAGATGATATTAACATATAA
- a CDS encoding DegT/DnrJ/EryC1/StrS family aminotransferase, translating to MPGFEIFGKEEQKEVNDVLETGVLFRYGFDGARNGHWKAKTFESEFANLTGVSHCHLCSSGTAALSIALAACGIGAGDEVIIPPFTFVASMEAVILAGAVPVFADIDETLCLNPESVESAVTERTRAVMPVHMCGSMAEIEKIKDICRKKDLILIEDACQSVGASYKGRFLGSFGHMGCFSFDPVKTITCGEGGAVITNDKELYLRADAYADHGHDHIGSDRGLESHEILGANYRISELNAAVGLAQLRKLDYILETQRAHKKAVKEALSQCPGISFRKIPDESGDSATFLSFFLDDESRTREAAKELAKAGVDGCFYWYDNNWHYIRQWHHLKQLKGAARLPLQLLDKYPDYSRINLADSDAVMGRTISMQIKLSWTWSDIEKRIKKLKGIFS from the coding sequence ATGCCTGGATTTGAAATATTTGGAAAAGAAGAGCAAAAAGAGGTTAATGATGTTCTTGAAACAGGTGTATTGTTTCGCTATGGTTTTGATGGTGCGCGCAATGGACACTGGAAAGCAAAAACCTTTGAAAGTGAATTTGCAAACCTGACGGGGGTGTCCCATTGCCATCTCTGCTCAAGCGGTACAGCAGCCCTGAGCATTGCCCTGGCAGCCTGCGGCATTGGTGCAGGAGATGAAGTTATTATTCCGCCTTTTACCTTTGTTGCTTCCATGGAAGCTGTTATTCTTGCAGGGGCAGTGCCTGTATTTGCAGATATAGATGAAACCCTGTGTTTAAATCCCGAATCTGTTGAATCAGCAGTAACTGAACGCACACGGGCTGTCATGCCTGTACATATGTGCGGATCAATGGCTGAAATAGAAAAGATAAAGGACATATGCAGGAAAAAGGATTTAATCCTTATAGAAGATGCGTGCCAGTCTGTGGGAGCTTCCTATAAAGGCCGGTTTCTGGGTAGTTTTGGACATATGGGCTGTTTTTCCTTTGACCCTGTTAAAACCATTACATGCGGTGAAGGCGGGGCTGTAATAACAAATGATAAAGAACTTTACCTCAGGGCTGATGCTTATGCAGATCATGGGCATGACCACATTGGCAGTGACAGGGGGCTTGAATCCCATGAAATCCTGGGGGCAAATTACAGGATAAGCGAACTTAATGCAGCAGTGGGGCTGGCTCAATTAAGAAAACTTGATTATATTTTAGAGACCCAGCGCGCTCATAAAAAAGCTGTTAAAGAAGCATTATCACAATGCCCTGGAATTTCTTTTAGAAAAATCCCTGATGAATCAGGAGACTCTGCAACATTTCTCTCGTTTTTCCTGGATGATGAATCCAGAACAAGGGAAGCAGCAAAAGAACTTGCAAAAGCAGGTGTTGACGGTTGTTTTTACTGGTATGACAATAACTGGCACTATATCCGCCAGTGGCATCACCTTAAACAGCTTAAAGGAGCAGCAAGACTGCCTTTACAGCTTTTGGATAAATACCCTGATTACAGCAGGATCAATCTGGCTGACTCAGACGCAGTAATGGGCAGAACTATCTCCATGCAGATAAAATTGTCCTGGACCTGGTCTGATATTGAAAAACGAATTAAAAAATTAAAAGGTATATTTTCATGA
- the rsmI gene encoding 16S rRNA (cytidine(1402)-2'-O)-methyltransferase, with amino-acid sequence MTQKGKLYIVATPIGNMDDITIRAVKTLENADIIAAEDTRHTARLLSYHNIGTKLISCHEHNEAQKSGELVKRLEIGDSVALVSDAGTPLVSDPGYRLIQAALEKDIQIIPIPGVSAAITALSASGLPTDSFTFSGFPPKKSGKRLSWLEDLKNVSHTLIFYESPRRIMDFIQEIIEIMGDRYAVLSREMTKVYEEFIRGSLSEILDILKTRDSIKGECTLLITGNQNNDTVSMETLAAEIEKALILENRKISEISKTISKKYGLSKNIVYEQALIIQNKRNENG; translated from the coding sequence ATGACTCAAAAAGGAAAACTATATATTGTTGCCACACCCATAGGCAACATGGATGATATAACAATCAGGGCAGTAAAGACCCTTGAAAATGCAGATATAATAGCAGCCGAAGATACCCGGCACACTGCCCGCCTGCTTTCTTATCATAATATCGGCACAAAGCTTATATCCTGTCATGAACATAATGAAGCACAAAAATCTGGTGAACTGGTTAAAAGGCTGGAAATCGGTGATTCTGTTGCCCTGGTATCTGACGCAGGCACTCCCCTGGTTTCTGATCCTGGATACAGGCTTATCCAGGCAGCACTTGAAAAAGATATTCAGATTATACCCATTCCCGGTGTATCTGCCGCCATTACTGCCCTTAGTGCATCAGGACTGCCCACAGATTCTTTTACATTTTCAGGATTTCCTCCAAAAAAATCAGGTAAAAGATTATCCTGGCTTGAAGATTTGAAAAATGTTTCCCATACCCTGATCTTTTATGAATCCCCAAGACGGATTATGGATTTTATCCAGGAAATCATTGAAATCATGGGAGACCGTTACGCTGTTCTTTCAAGGGAAATGACCAAGGTTTATGAAGAATTTATAAGGGGCAGTCTTTCTGAAATCCTTGATATATTAAAAACCAGGGATTCAATAAAAGGGGAATGCACCCTGCTTATCACGGGTAATCAAAACAATGATACTGTTTCAATGGAAACTCTAGCAGCAGAGATTGAAAAAGCATTAATACTGGAAAACAGGAAAATATCTGAAATTTCAAAAACAATCTCAAAAAAATACGGCCTTTCAAAAAATATTGTTTATGAACAGGCTTTAATCATACAAAATAAAAGGAATGAAAATGGATAA
- a CDS encoding AsmA-like C-terminal domain-containing protein — protein MKKSLKFFIKWFAIACAAFILVSGGIYIWLKTASPSLSIFNSYIEKKIDEINPGYNIKIGDIRPVWSIWQLFPHIKITETKIYNEKSETQAELPEILLILSFLDFINGKIEPVEIKIVSPGIYLFSKKQTVQNDNPAKIEEPGDKKKSQAGHTDIISWHIKNILEQTAGLSRKFQKLHIINPVIINKNNNPAQIQDIILKAEHTGSGIVLELTAGYMFNNKKYVLNALVKQENKSRKTSLNITGINPAALGYFFSDNKNIKAFDLPFNISALIKINEQGLVIIDNINLENNTGKISDPKIWKKSLLIKHIQIQGSLTDSLSCFKIDKLTLNSDGPVLKGSGIIKYNEKYPDIELDIFVTSLNVLDAVRYWPYKLEKDVRNWIKNSIYAGDINNASLKIRLKPEDFYPHAILPADSIKAIVPFKNTDLDYYSPLGMVKQIRGTAYFTAHDIKIDVYNALVNNSKITKGNIYISGLIEKISKISIKADLSGPCDDLRQAVDILTDNNVVPVYIDKGHAETRLTFDFPLTDFDEKKIKYTGLSNIKNMELKDFYGYSIFQKDLFVQIVQDDLYFKALNGTVSHKKNLEQPVKIKTIEAKTAILHNPPGMDINSFSSDIDGPVVQASGHVKIYPDTQDIDLNFNVDNLKADQAYKYWPVHLAGESREWIKENLLDGRITGAKARINIEPGSFKNNRIMKNAVEAFISFENLILNYYPPLPVLTSAKGSAKIDTDSIKIDIQEGRAGNSYLTSSSAVIKGILSNIPQIEIKSSFQGPADDIIDASEALVKPYKGPRSKTARAKTRFNISFPLKDKILPDDIKFNGTSEIDKINLPDYYGLSLENGNLSAQIDNLELKASGRIMSGKTRININLESQAAGDWKPGSIMESEETIRLTGTLDTDNFSDFNIPQFSGIKGTANADILIRPSRSLTEINAIFDLANIDLDFKTLGWQKKTGKKAELRIKAESSQDEIISFSNLYLYGDNFEASGSGRAETGSSPLCQIFLDKLKFGDNDLKIKLNLDKNKYDAEITGNQLDAGPVINCMYDQDKQDKDNHEQKNQDILKTDPKPDKITGQINADIKKVLLLNKKELTNVKGAVKCIGKSLVSADLKGNWDKQKTLTLKISPDKQENLFIMESENAEHLLKGLNLFSDIQKGSLSINARYKGSIPTKNQVSGQLKIDDFTLVGVHLLVKLISMASFVGIAEQLQSQGVAFEKLEADFYYNDNILKIENGMAEGLSMGITSRGQADLKQGTLDLQGVVIPVNILNKIVETIPVIGKFITGDGIIATNYSATGSYKNPDIDIKPMSTLAVGGIRNIIDNLKLQNRKNIPIDSEIDGDENGK, from the coding sequence ATGAAAAAAAGCCTTAAATTCTTTATTAAATGGTTTGCCATTGCCTGTGCTGCCTTTATCCTGGTTTCTGGCGGAATTTATATCTGGCTGAAAACAGCATCCCCTTCTTTAAGTATTTTTAATTCATATATTGAAAAAAAAATTGATGAAATAAATCCAGGATATAATATAAAAATCGGGGATATACGTCCTGTATGGTCCATATGGCAGCTTTTTCCCCATATAAAAATAACTGAAACAAAAATATATAATGAAAAATCAGAAACACAGGCAGAACTTCCTGAAATCCTGCTGATCCTGAGTTTTTTGGATTTTATAAATGGAAAAATTGAACCTGTTGAAATCAAGATTGTTTCTCCAGGTATATACCTTTTTTCCAAAAAACAGACTGTCCAGAATGATAATCCAGCAAAGATTGAAGAACCAGGGGATAAAAAAAAGAGTCAGGCAGGACATACAGATATAATTTCCTGGCATATAAAAAATATCCTGGAACAGACAGCAGGTCTTTCACGCAAATTTCAAAAACTGCATATTATAAATCCTGTTATTATTAATAAAAATAATAATCCTGCTCAAATTCAAGACATTATACTGAAAGCTGAACACACTGGATCAGGGATTGTTCTGGAACTGACAGCAGGATATATGTTTAATAATAAAAAATATGTTCTTAACGCACTTGTAAAACAGGAAAATAAATCCAGAAAAACATCACTTAATATCACAGGTATTAATCCTGCAGCTTTAGGGTATTTTTTTTCTGACAACAAAAATATAAAAGCCTTTGATTTACCTTTTAATATTTCAGCTCTAATAAAAATAAATGAACAAGGCCTGGTTATAATTGATAATATAAATCTGGAAAATAATACCGGAAAAATCTCAGACCCAAAAATCTGGAAAAAATCATTATTGATTAAGCATATTCAAATTCAAGGTTCTCTAACAGACAGCCTTTCATGTTTTAAGATTGATAAATTAACCCTGAATTCAGACGGGCCTGTGCTTAAAGGTTCTGGTATAATTAAATATAATGAAAAATATCCAGATATTGAGTTAGATATTTTTGTAACAAGCTTAAATGTTTTAGATGCTGTCCGCTACTGGCCTTACAAACTGGAAAAAGATGTAAGAAACTGGATCAAAAACAGTATTTATGCAGGAGATATTAATAATGCATCCCTGAAAATAAGACTAAAACCCGAAGATTTTTACCCACATGCAATCCTGCCTGCAGATTCCATTAAAGCCATAGTTCCTTTTAAAAATACCGATCTTGATTATTATTCTCCCTTAGGCATGGTCAAACAGATCAGGGGAACTGCATATTTTACTGCCCATGATATTAAAATAGATGTTTATAATGCCCTGGTAAATAATTCAAAAATAACCAAAGGAAATATTTATATTTCAGGCCTTATAGAAAAAATATCAAAAATTTCCATTAAAGCTGATCTTTCAGGCCCTTGTGATGATTTAAGACAAGCTGTTGATATATTAACAGATAATAATGTTGTTCCAGTGTATATTGATAAAGGACATGCTGAAACCAGGCTTACCTTTGATTTTCCGCTTACAGATTTTGATGAGAAAAAAATAAAATATACTGGATTATCAAATATAAAAAACATGGAATTAAAGGATTTTTACGGGTATTCAATTTTTCAAAAAGATCTTTTTGTACAGATTGTTCAAGATGATCTTTATTTTAAAGCTTTAAATGGAACAGTATCCCATAAAAAAAACCTGGAACAGCCTGTTAAAATAAAAACAATAGAAGCAAAAACCGCTATTTTGCATAACCCCCCAGGCATGGATATTAATTCATTTTCCTCGGATATTGACGGGCCTGTTGTTCAGGCATCAGGTCATGTTAAAATATATCCTGATACACAAGACATTGATTTAAATTTTAATGTGGATAATCTAAAGGCTGACCAGGCATATAAATACTGGCCTGTCCATCTAGCCGGTGAATCAAGAGAATGGATTAAAGAAAACCTGCTTGACGGCAGGATAACAGGGGCAAAGGCAAGGATAAATATAGAACCTGGAAGTTTTAAAAACAACAGGATTATGAAAAATGCGGTTGAAGCTTTTATTTCTTTTGAAAATCTTATATTAAATTATTATCCTCCGCTGCCAGTGCTGACCAGTGCAAAAGGCAGTGCAAAAATTGATACAGATTCAATTAAGATCGATATTCAGGAAGGCCGTGCTGGAAATTCATATCTTACCAGTTCAAGCGCAGTCATAAAAGGAATATTAAGTAATATACCGCAGATTGAGATTAAATCCTCATTCCAGGGACCTGCTGATGATATTATTGATGCCAGCGAAGCCCTTGTTAAACCATATAAAGGCCCCCGAAGCAAAACAGCCAGGGCAAAAACCAGGTTTAATATTAGTTTTCCTTTAAAAGATAAAATTTTGCCAGATGATATTAAATTTAACGGAACATCGGAAATAGACAAGATAAATCTGCCTGATTACTATGGACTCAGCCTGGAAAACGGGAATTTGTCAGCACAAATAGACAACCTGGAACTTAAAGCATCAGGCCGGATTATGTCAGGAAAAACCAGGATCAATATAAACCTGGAATCCCAGGCTGCAGGTGACTGGAAGCCTGGCAGTATTATGGAGTCAGAAGAAACAATAAGATTAACAGGAACCCTTGACACAGATAATTTTTCTGATTTTAATATCCCTCAATTTTCAGGAATAAAAGGCACTGCCAATGCCGACATCCTGATTCGTCCAAGCCGTTCATTAACTGAAATTAATGCAATATTTGATCTTGCAAACATAGACCTGGATTTTAAAACTCTGGGCTGGCAGAAAAAAACAGGCAAAAAAGCAGAGCTTAGAATCAAAGCAGAATCATCACAAGATGAAATAATCAGTTTTTCAAATCTTTATTTATACGGAGACAATTTCGAGGCTTCCGGCTCAGGCCGTGCAGAAACAGGATCCTCTCCTTTATGTCAAATCTTTTTGGATAAATTAAAATTTGGAGACAATGACCTGAAAATTAAACTTAATCTTGATAAAAACAAATATGATGCTGAAATCACAGGAAACCAGCTTGATGCAGGACCTGTTATAAACTGCATGTATGACCAGGACAAGCAAGACAAAGATAATCATGAGCAGAAAAATCAGGATATATTAAAAACAGACCCAAAACCAGACAAAATAACAGGCCAGATAAATGCTGATATCAAAAAGGTTCTTCTTTTAAATAAAAAAGAATTAACCAATGTAAAGGGAGCTGTAAAATGTATTGGTAAAAGTCTTGTTTCAGCAGATTTAAAAGGAAACTGGGACAAACAAAAAACATTAACCTTAAAAATCTCTCCTGACAAACAGGAAAACCTTTTTATTATGGAATCGGAAAATGCAGAACATCTTTTAAAAGGCTTAAATCTTTTTTCAGATATTCAAAAAGGAAGCCTGAGCATAAACGCCAGGTACAAAGGCAGTATTCCAACAAAAAATCAAGTATCAGGACAATTAAAAATAGATGATTTTACCCTTGTGGGTGTTCATCTTCTTGTAAAACTTATTTCAATGGCTTCTTTTGTCGGCATAGCAGAACAGCTTCAATCCCAGGGGGTTGCATTTGAAAAACTTGAAGCTGATTTTTATTATAATGACAATATCTTAAAAATAGAAAACGGGATGGCAGAAGGATTGTCTATGGGAATAACAAGCCGTGGACAGGCTGATCTTAAACAGGGAACCCTGGATTTGCAAGGGGTTGTTATCCCTGTCAATATACTTAATAAAATAGTTGAAACAATTCCTGTTATAGGTAAATTTATTACAGGAGACGGTATTATTGCTACAAATTATAGTGCAACAGGTTCTTACAAAAACCCGGATATTGACATTAAACCCATGTCAACCCTTGCAGTTGGAGGAATTCGTAATATTATTGATAACCTTAAACTGCAAAACAGAAAAAACATACCAATTGATTCAGAGATTGATGGTGATGAAAATGGGAAATAA
- a CDS encoding DUF4143 domain-containing protein — MIFGSLTAFCFPEAVLAFKETGSFTEVSEVHRSVVETYQDDFSKYAKQKELALMQKVFKYLPMTLGKKIKYSNISAEHRAKEIKDVIDLLAKARICHRVLHSHCSGLPLYGGINERIYKLIFMDIGIVNHICGNDWIYINSFMEKELVNEGVLAEQFIGQHLIAVKNQAPQLCYWVREGKSANAEVDYVISQGNLILPVEVKSGKSGSLKSLHQFVLQKQADIAVRFDMNMPGLENVEHLAASSQGNKKAGFKLLSLPLYMVEELPRLLDQIRREES, encoded by the coding sequence TTGATATTCGGAAGCCTGACAGCCTTTTGTTTTCCGGAAGCAGTCCTGGCATTTAAAGAAACAGGCTCTTTTACAGAGGTTTCCGAGGTACACCGTTCTGTTGTCGAAACCTATCAGGATGATTTTTCAAAATATGCAAAGCAGAAAGAACTGGCGCTTATGCAAAAGGTTTTTAAGTATCTTCCCATGACCCTGGGGAAAAAAATAAAATACAGTAATATTTCAGCAGAACACAGGGCAAAGGAAATAAAGGATGTAATTGACCTGCTTGCCAAAGCGCGTATCTGCCACAGGGTTCTTCACAGCCACTGTTCAGGGCTGCCTTTGTATGGGGGCATAAATGAAAGAATATATAAACTGATTTTCATGGATATTGGAATTGTAAATCATATCTGCGGCAATGACTGGATTTACATCAATTCTTTTATGGAAAAAGAACTTGTAAACGAAGGTGTCCTGGCAGAGCAGTTTATCGGACAGCATCTTATTGCTGTTAAAAATCAGGCTCCGCAATTGTGTTACTGGGTGCGTGAGGGAAAATCTGCAAATGCTGAGGTGGATTATGTGATTTCACAGGGAAATCTCATACTGCCTGTGGAAGTAAAAAGCGGAAAAAGCGGGTCGCTTAAATCCCTTCATCAGTTTGTTTTACAGAAACAAGCAGATATTGCAGTCAGATTTGATATGAATATGCCTGGTCTGGAAAATGTGGAACATTTGGCTGCAAGCAGCCAGGGAAATAAAAAAGCTGGGTTCAAGCTTCTTTCTCTTCCACTGTACATGGTGGAAGAACTGCCCCGGCTGTTAGATCAGATCAGGAGGGAAGAATCATAA